In Ostrea edulis chromosome 10, xbOstEdul1.1, whole genome shotgun sequence, one genomic interval encodes:
- the LOC130050836 gene encoding E3 ubiquitin-protein ligase TRIM36-like produces the protein MDPFRRAQIILLCDLCKTAHLQSHCERCDINLCQTCVGKHLSDSSIRHKVVLYKYRKSLNYSTCPDHADELCKHYCEKCDIPVCSTCVSSGKHKDHDMSDILEKLSAKTESLQKDLDELETRIYPRYEEMASGVQTEKVELEKNYGKLTTIADQHGELLHREITAIVNQRKSDIQEMKIKHLSTLNKNTEEITQKMAELKQIMSDLKSILKSNDVSLTSTYKPRNSEFRTLPPKVRVTLPSLSAQKINKDQLNEMFGSLTPLSINTEHGDTVKSAEAVSSPPVKPLLDDPRLTAAIDTGYKYLYSVSCLSEDQVWTCGNNNTMKLLTLQSELLISIQTKSGNYPRDIAVTRDGDLVYTDYRDKTINLIKNKQIQTVITLQGWIPRYVCCTAANDLLATMASDDYKQYKVLRYSGSTEKQSIQFDDQGRPLYSSGVYISENRNLDICVADTSAVVVVNQSGKLRFRYTGHPSNTKQSFDPRGITTDSQSHILTADPHNHRIHIVDQDGQFLRYIHCHLRYPLGLCVDIRDNLFVAERDTAKVKKIQYL, from the coding sequence ATGGACCCGTTCCGCAGAGCCCAGATTATCCTATTATGTGACCTCTGTAAAACTGCCCacctacagagtcactgtgaacgTTGTGATATAAATCTATGCCAGACCTGTGTTGGAAAGCACCTCTCGGATTCGTCTATAAGACACAAAGTCGTGCTCTATAAATACAGAAAATCTCTTAACTACTCAACATGTCCAGACCACGCCGACGAACTCTGTAAACATTACTGTGAGAAATGTGacattcctgtctgttctacctgcgtcTCCTCAGGTAAACACAAAGATCACGATATGtcagatattctggaaaaactcagcgctaaaacagaaagtttacagaAAGATCTGGACGAACTCGAGACCAGAATTTACCcgcgatatgaagaaatggcgtcCGGTGTGCAAACTGAGAAAGTCGAGTTAGAAAAGAATTACGGGAAACTGACAACAATTGCCGATCAACATGGAGAACTCCTACACCGGGagatcaccgccattgtcaaccagcggaaatccgacattcaggagatgaaaatcaaacacctatctaccctgaataaaaatacagaagaaatcacacagaaaatggcggaactcaaacagatcatgtccgacttgaaatcaatcctaaaatcaaatgacgtctccttaactTCTACTTACAAACCTAGGAATTctgaatttagaacattaccgcctaaagtccgagttACATTACCCAGTTTGTctgctcagaaaataaacaaagatcagctcaatgaaatgttcgGTTCTCTGacgccattatccattaacacagaacatggcgacacagtgaagtcagcagaagctgtatcgtctcctccagtcaaaccactgcttgatgaccCGCGCCTCACCGCcgccatagacactgggtataaatatctatacagtgttagctgtctgagtgaagatcaagtctggacatgcgGGAATAACAACACCATGAAGCTGCTCACCCTCCAGAGTGAACTACTGatatcaatacaaaccaagtcagggaacTATCCGcgggacatagcagtgacacgggacggagatcttgtttatactgactatagagataaaactataaacttaattaagaataaacagatacagaccgtgatcacactacaggggtggataCCTCGCTatgtctgctgtaccgcggCTAACGATCTCCTGGCTACCATGGCCAGTGATgattacaaacaatacaaagtcctgcgttactccggctccacagagaaacaaagcattcagtttgatgatcagggtcgtcctctctattcatctggtgtttatatcagtgagaacaggaacctggatatctgtgtagCTGACActagtgcagtagtggtggtcaatcagtcaggaaaactccgatttagatacactggccatccctctaataccaagcAATCATTTGATCCAcgcggcatcactacagacagccagagtcacatcctgacagcagaccctcacaatcaccgtatccacatcgtagatcaggacggacagttcctccgttacattcactgtcaTTTACGCTATCCAttaggtttatgtgtggacatcagagacaacctctttgtggctgagcgtgacactgctaaagtgaagaaaatccaatatctataa